From Campylobacter upsaliensis, the proteins below share one genomic window:
- the panB gene encoding 3-methyl-2-oxobutanoate hydroxymethyltransferase, whose translation MRKSIINFQKQKANGDKITMVAAYDYPSAKALDEAGVDVILVGDSVAMVLLGHEDTLSVSMEEMLIFTKAVSKAAKNAFVLADMPFMSYQSSVYDALQNAAKFMKEGRANGVKLEGGREFSECIKALNRASIPVIAHIGLTPQSVNAMGGYRVQGKSKEAARKLIDDAKAVQDAGASMVLMECVPSKLAKKITQILEVPTIGIGAGKHCDGQVLVYHDFLGLHQGFKPKFVKQFANLNPNEGIKAYINAVKSGEFPSEKYSFSLENDEWIEELY comes from the coding sequence ATGAGAAAAAGCATTATTAATTTTCAAAAACAAAAAGCAAATGGGGACAAAATCACTATGGTAGCAGCTTACGATTATCCTAGTGCTAAGGCTTTAGATGAGGCTGGGGTGGATGTGATTTTAGTCGGTGATTCTGTGGCTATGGTGCTTTTAGGACACGAGGATACGCTAAGTGTAAGTATGGAGGAAATGCTAATTTTCACCAAAGCTGTCTCAAAAGCCGCTAAAAATGCCTTTGTTTTAGCTGATATGCCCTTTATGTCTTATCAAAGCTCGGTTTATGACGCCTTGCAAAATGCGGCGAAATTTATGAAAGAGGGTCGTGCAAATGGCGTGAAATTAGAGGGAGGGAGAGAATTTAGTGAGTGCATTAAAGCCTTAAATCGTGCCTCCATCCCAGTTATCGCTCACATAGGACTAACCCCGCAAAGTGTCAATGCTATGGGAGGATATAGGGTGCAAGGTAAAAGCAAAGAAGCCGCACGAAAACTCATAGACGATGCCAAAGCCGTGCAAGATGCGGGTGCTAGTATGGTTTTAATGGAATGTGTGCCAAGCAAATTAGCGAAAAAAATCACTCAAATCCTAGAAGTGCCTACCATAGGCATAGGAGCGGGGAAACACTGCGATGGGCAGGTTTTAGTCTATCACGATTTTTTAGGACTTCATCAAGGATTTAAACCCAAATTTGTCAAACAATTTGCCAACCTAAATCCAAATGAAGGTATAAAAGCCTACATTAATGCCGTTAAAAGCGGAGAATTCCCAAGTGAAAAATATAGCTTTTCTTTAGAAAATGACGAGTGGATTGAAGAATTATATTAA
- a CDS encoding RNA polymerase factor sigma-54: protein MLRQKLSQSPKTKLSNTLRSWLPLLQANIEDLKESLDKFAEDNPFLSIEEKAQTQKNGQNYYDNFFKRNAKSDILEQKALREQSVWELLDEQIIPPLFPTAKSQTIANQIIQCLNHEGYFEYDETILREFTKEEVEKIRTRFKYLEPVGVGAIDFKEAFLFALENIEIKNDELYEFSKMLILDFENIQQYTKEKLYKEAIEMIKKFSIPPFLEYFEESRAIVPDIFIFRENGEIKVKINDDYYPEIHIETDGLEHEFLSSYLKEARNLVDALAMRKATLYKIGLMIVEHQYEFFLGKEIKPMTLKDLAQDLERNASTISRAIANKYLSCDRGLIPLKDFFAFALDGDGETSNASVKDFVANLVKNENKQKPLSDSKILELILAEFKIDIGRRTITKYRKQLGITSSTDRKKLYELEGS from the coding sequence ATGTTAAGACAAAAATTAAGCCAAAGTCCTAAAACAAAGCTTTCTAACACCTTACGCTCTTGGCTTCCTCTTTTGCAAGCAAATATCGAGGATTTAAAAGAAAGCTTAGATAAATTTGCTGAGGATAATCCTTTTTTAAGCATAGAAGAAAAAGCACAAACTCAAAAAAATGGACAAAACTATTATGATAATTTCTTTAAACGCAATGCCAAAAGCGACATTTTAGAGCAAAAAGCTTTAAGAGAGCAAAGCGTTTGGGAGCTTTTAGACGAGCAAATTATCCCCCCTCTTTTTCCCACTGCAAAGTCTCAAACCATAGCTAATCAAATCATACAATGCCTCAATCACGAAGGCTATTTTGAATATGATGAAACAATTTTGAGAGAATTTACCAAAGAAGAGGTAGAAAAAATTCGCACACGCTTTAAATATTTAGAGCCTGTGGGTGTAGGGGCGATAGACTTTAAGGAAGCCTTTTTATTTGCCTTAGAAAATATAGAAATTAAAAATGATGAGCTTTATGAATTTAGCAAAATGCTCATTTTAGATTTTGAAAATATTCAGCAATATACAAAAGAAAAGCTTTATAAAGAAGCTATTGAGATGATTAAAAAATTTTCTATCCCGCCTTTTTTGGAGTATTTTGAAGAAAGCAGAGCAATAGTGCCTGATATTTTTATCTTTAGAGAAAATGGGGAAATTAAAGTTAAAATTAACGATGATTATTACCCAGAAATTCACATAGAAACAGACGGCTTAGAACACGAATTTTTAAGCAGCTATTTAAAAGAAGCTAGAAATTTAGTCGATGCACTTGCTATGCGTAAGGCGACCTTATATAAAATAGGCTTAATGATAGTCGAGCATCAATATGAATTTTTTTTAGGAAAAGAAATTAAGCCTATGACCTTGAAAGATTTAGCACAAGATCTAGAGCGTAATGCCTCGACCATTTCAAGAGCCATTGCTAATAAATATTTAAGTTGTGATAGAGGGCTTATCCCTCTAAAAGATTTTTTTGCCTTTGCACTTGATGGAGATGGAGAGACTTCAAATGCTAGCGTTAAGGACTTTGTCGCAAATTTAGTCAAAAATGAAAACAAACAAAAGCCCCTAAGCGATAGTAAAATTTTAGAACTTATCTTAGCGGAATTTAAAATCGACATAGGAAGAAGAACGATTACAAAATACCGCAAACAACTAGGCATCACAAGCTCTACAGATAGAAAAAAACTTTACGAGCTAGAAGGCTCGTAA
- a CDS encoding argininosuccinate synthase: MKDKVKKAVLAYSGGLDTSIILKWLQDEYGCEVVTFTADIGQGEELEPARLKALSLGIKEENIFIKDLKDEFVKDYVFPMFRANAIYEGEYLLGTSIARPLIAKTQAQIALQTGADAVSHGATGKGNDQVRFELGYLAFNPDLKIIAPWREWDLNSREKLLAYAAKHGIDISKKKGKSPYSMDANLLHISYEGLVLEDPAARAEDDMWRMTKSPKEAPNESQIIELEFKQGDLVAVDGEFLTPTGLLAKLNELGSKHGIGRLDIVENRFVGMKSRGCYETPGGTILLKAHRAIESITLDREAAHLKDELMPKYAHLIYNGFWFSPERLMLQALIDESQKFVNGKVRLELYKGSVMVVGRESANDSLFNAAFCTFEEDEVYNQKDAEGFIKLNALRFIIAGKNGRKF, translated from the coding sequence GTGAAAGATAAAGTTAAAAAAGCGGTTTTGGCTTATTCTGGTGGGCTTGATACGAGCATTATTTTAAAATGGCTTCAAGATGAGTATGGGTGTGAGGTCGTTACCTTCACAGCAGACATAGGGCAGGGTGAGGAGCTTGAACCCGCTAGGCTTAAGGCTTTATCACTTGGCATTAAAGAAGAAAATATTTTCATTAAAGATTTAAAAGATGAATTTGTTAAAGATTATGTTTTCCCTATGTTTAGAGCAAATGCTATTTATGAGGGAGAATATCTACTTGGCACAAGCATAGCACGCCCTCTAATCGCCAAAACTCAAGCACAAATCGCCCTACAAACAGGAGCTGATGCAGTTAGCCACGGTGCTACTGGCAAGGGTAATGATCAGGTGCGTTTTGAGCTTGGTTATTTAGCCTTTAATCCTGATTTAAAAATCATCGCTCCTTGGAGAGAGTGGGATTTAAATAGTCGCGAAAAGCTTTTAGCCTACGCAGCAAAACACGGCATAGATATTTCCAAGAAAAAGGGTAAATCTCCTTATTCAATGGATGCAAATTTACTTCACATTTCTTACGAAGGACTTGTTTTAGAAGACCCTGCAGCAAGAGCGGAAGATGATATGTGGAGAATGACTAAAAGTCCTAAAGAGGCACCAAATGAAAGTCAAATTATAGAGCTTGAATTTAAACAGGGCGATTTAGTGGCAGTAGATGGCGAATTTTTAACTCCAACAGGACTTTTAGCAAAACTTAACGAGCTAGGCTCAAAACACGGCATAGGACGCCTTGATATCGTAGAAAATCGCTTTGTAGGTATGAAAAGTAGGGGTTGCTACGAGACACCGGGCGGGACGATACTGCTAAAGGCACATAGAGCCATTGAAAGCATTACGCTTGATAGAGAAGCAGCACATTTAAAAGATGAGCTAATGCCTAAATATGCTCATCTTATCTATAATGGCTTTTGGTTTTCTCCGGAAAGATTAATGCTTCAAGCCTTAATCGATGAGAGTCAAAAATTTGTCAATGGTAAGGTAAGGTTGGAGCTTTATAAGGGTAGCGTGATGGTCGTAGGGCGTGAAAGTGCGAATGATAGCCTCTTTAATGCCGCTTTTTGCACCTTTGAAGAAGATGAAGTGTATAATCAAAAAGATGCCGAAGGCTTTATCAAACTTAATGCTCTTCGTTTTATCATCGCTGGTAAAAATGGACGCAAATTTTAA
- a CDS encoding amino acid ABC transporter permease: MQAFVFFTIIILWGYFSFPYEILQVSEGNEVRYAFTPNAKAYMLSYGVTILLTFCAVCIGLVFGFILALIRFSPFGVLNFIVDEFIDIIRGTPVILQLMIFAFVIFTFLDNLYAAILALGLNSSAYIAEIVRSGINSVDKGQMEAARAMGLDYQSTMREIILPQALKNILPALANEFISLFKETSVVGFISVVDITMQSKSLQAVLYNPKPIIFTGLVYYVSVKIFSLGVRLLEKRLNKND; this comes from the coding sequence ATGCAAGCATTTGTATTTTTTACCATCATCATTTTATGGGGCTATTTTTCTTTCCCTTACGAAATTTTGCAAGTAAGTGAGGGTAATGAGGTGCGGTATGCTTTTACCCCTAATGCTAAGGCTTATATGCTAAGTTATGGCGTTACAATTTTACTTACTTTTTGTGCAGTTTGTATAGGGCTTGTTTTTGGCTTTATTTTGGCTTTGATTCGCTTTTCTCCTTTTGGGGTGCTTAATTTTATCGTTGATGAATTTATCGACATTATACGCGGAACGCCTGTGATTTTACAGCTTATGATTTTTGCTTTTGTGATTTTTACCTTTTTAGATAATCTTTATGCGGCGATTTTAGCACTTGGACTTAATAGTTCGGCTTATATTGCTGAGATTGTAAGAAGTGGCATTAATAGCGTTGATAAGGGGCAAATGGAAGCGGCTAGGGCTATGGGGCTTGATTATCAAAGCACGATGAGAGAGATTATTTTACCTCAAGCACTTAAAAATATTTTGCCCGCCCTTGCAAATGAGTTTATTTCTCTTTTTAAAGAAACTTCCGTTGTAGGCTTTATAAGCGTGGTGGATATTACAATGCAAAGTAAGAGTTTGCAAGCTGTGCTTTATAATCCTAAGCCCATTATTTTCACAGGGCTTGTATATTATGTGAGTGTTAAAATTTTTAGCTTAGGTGTGAGATTGTTAGAAAAAAGGTTAAATAAAAATGATTAA
- a CDS encoding acetate kinase produces the protein MKILVLNSGSSSIKFKLFDNKIVLASGLVEKIGNNQSKIELKNVKTGTKMRRDTHIGNHEKGLQLVEELFNESGILKDLNELDGCGHRIVHGGKNLTEHCLVNDFVLEEIDRVSTIAPLHNPAHLAGIKTMLKAAPKVPNATIFDTAFHKSMPDYAYMYALPYDYYTEYNIRKYGFHGTSHSYVSSRAAILMQKENINAISAHLGNGASVCAIENGKSIDTSMGFTPLEGLMMGTRCGDIDPATLPFIAKAKNLNADELDTMMNKQSGLYGVCGYNDFRDVVSEIQNGNNLARLALDMYCYRLAKYIGSYFAILPHTDALIFTAGVGENASLVRQKTCERLKHLGFELDDSLNESDKDGEREISKANSKVKIFVIPTDEELEIAKITEELIKKA, from the coding sequence ATGAAAATTTTAGTTTTAAATTCTGGCTCTTCTTCCATTAAATTCAAACTTTTTGATAATAAAATAGTCTTAGCAAGTGGTTTGGTCGAAAAAATAGGCAATAATCAATCTAAAATCGAACTTAAAAATGTCAAAACGGGCACAAAAATGCGTCGCGATACACATATAGGTAATCACGAAAAAGGCTTACAACTAGTCGAAGAGCTTTTTAATGAAAGTGGGATTTTAAAAGATTTAAACGAGCTTGATGGTTGCGGACATAGAATTGTGCATGGAGGGAAAAATTTAACGGAGCATTGTTTAGTTAATGACTTCGTGCTAGAGGAAATTGATCGCGTTAGCACCATAGCCCCACTTCACAATCCAGCCCATTTAGCGGGGATTAAAACTATGCTTAAAGCCGCTCCTAAAGTTCCAAATGCGACCATTTTTGATACGGCTTTTCATAAGAGTATGCCCGATTACGCTTATATGTATGCTTTGCCTTATGATTATTACACAGAATATAATATTAGAAAATATGGCTTTCACGGCACTTCGCACTCTTATGTAAGCTCAAGAGCGGCGATTTTAATGCAAAAAGAAAATATTAACGCCATAAGCGCACATCTTGGCAATGGTGCTAGTGTGTGCGCCATAGAAAATGGAAAAAGCATAGATACCTCTATGGGCTTTACACCTCTTGAGGGTTTGATGATGGGGACAAGGTGCGGAGATATCGACCCTGCCACCCTACCCTTCATCGCTAAGGCTAAGAATTTAAACGCCGATGAGCTTGATACTATGATGAATAAGCAAAGCGGACTTTATGGCGTTTGTGGCTATAACGACTTTCGCGATGTAGTAAGTGAAATTCAAAATGGTAATAATCTCGCTCGCCTCGCCCTTGATATGTATTGTTATCGTTTGGCTAAATATATAGGCTCTTATTTTGCCATCTTACCGCATACAGACGCCTTGATTTTCACTGCTGGAGTAGGAGAAAATGCCTCTTTAGTGCGTCAAAAAACCTGTGAAAGACTTAAACATCTAGGCTTTGAGCTTGATGATAGCCTAAATGAAAGTGATAAGGATGGGGAAAGAGAGATTAGCAAAGCAAATTCTAAAGTGAAAATTTTTGTTATCCCCACAGATGAAGAGCTTGAAATCGCTAAAATCACAGAAGAGCTTATCAAAAAAGCTTAG
- the flgH gene encoding flagellar basal body L-ring protein FlgH — protein sequence MKKVFVYILPFAFFGCSAVVDPEISMKPPTYVEELAPKQSHNVESAPGSLFGKGDNPLFSDKKAMNVNDLVTVIIQESTTQSTQANKTTSRTNNANLGGGALVGSTGAVNQVLNRVNSYSNIGFQTNSTNNYTGTGTQSRNESFNTTISTRVIKILSNGNYFIEGSRELLINGEKQIIQLSGVIRPYDIGQDNTIDSKYIADAKILYKTEGEVDRSTRKPWGSKFIEAVWPF from the coding sequence ATGAAAAAAGTTTTCGTATATATATTACCATTTGCATTTTTTGGATGTAGTGCTGTGGTAGATCCTGAAATTTCGATGAAACCGCCAACTTATGTCGAAGAGCTTGCACCTAAGCAAAGTCATAATGTAGAATCAGCACCGGGATCCTTATTTGGCAAGGGGGATAATCCTTTATTTTCCGACAAAAAGGCGATGAATGTCAATGACTTAGTTACCGTCATCATACAAGAAAGCACAACGCAAAGCACACAAGCAAACAAAACGACTAGCAGAACAAATAATGCCAATTTGGGCGGCGGCGCTTTAGTGGGTAGCACAGGCGCTGTCAATCAGGTCTTAAATAGGGTCAATTCCTATTCCAACATAGGCTTTCAAACAAATAGCACAAACAACTACACAGGCACAGGCACACAAAGTAGAAATGAAAGTTTTAATACGACTATTTCTACAAGGGTGATTAAAATTCTTTCTAATGGAAATTATTTCATTGAAGGTTCTAGGGAGCTTTTGATTAACGGCGAGAAGCAAATTATCCAACTTAGCGGTGTGATTCGCCCTTATGATATAGGGCAGGATAATACTATAGATAGTAAATACATAGCCGATGCGAAAATTCTTTACAAAACCGAAGGTGAAGTGGATAGAAGCACGAGAAAGCCTTGGGGTAGTAAGTTTATCGAGGCGGTGTGGCCGTTTTAA
- the panC gene encoding pantoate--beta-alanine ligase, with translation MQIINDIKDLKNIIKKWKNQGLSIGYVPTMGYLHEGHLSLIKKASKNDKIIVSIFVNPMQFGVNEDLATYPRDLERDAKLCENEGVAVLFTPSVEQMYPKGFSSYVDMNSLTDKLCGAKREGHFRGVCTILMKFFHLITPDVAYFGQKDAQQCAVVKHMVEDLNLDLEIEICPIMREKDGLAKSSRNVYLNEAERKAALVLSRAIFLGENLIQKGERESKIILQAMREELQKESLARIDYIELVNPKTMQNLERIEDSALGALAVYIGKTRLIDNFLFLNLK, from the coding sequence ATGCAAATTATTAATGATATTAAAGATTTAAAAAACATTATCAAAAAATGGAAAAATCAGGGTCTAAGTATAGGCTATGTGCCGACTATGGGCTATTTGCACGAGGGACATTTAAGCCTTATTAAAAAAGCAAGTAAAAACGATAAAATTATCGTAAGCATTTTTGTCAATCCTATGCAATTTGGCGTTAATGAGGACCTAGCGACCTATCCAAGAGACTTAGAAAGAGACGCTAAACTTTGCGAAAATGAGGGCGTAGCAGTGCTTTTTACGCCTAGTGTAGAGCAAATGTATCCTAAGGGCTTTAGCTCTTATGTGGATATGAACTCACTCACCGATAAATTATGCGGAGCAAAAAGAGAGGGGCATTTTCGTGGAGTTTGCACCATTTTGATGAAATTTTTTCATCTTATCACACCTGATGTGGCGTATTTTGGACAAAAAGACGCCCAGCAATGTGCTGTGGTTAAACATATGGTAGAGGATTTAAATTTAGACCTTGAGATAGAAATTTGCCCCATTATGAGAGAAAAGGACGGCTTGGCAAAAAGCTCACGCAATGTTTATTTAAATGAGGCAGAGAGAAAGGCGGCTTTAGTGCTTTCAAGGGCGATTTTTTTAGGAGAAAATTTAATCCAAAAGGGTGAAAGAGAGAGCAAAATCATACTTCAAGCTATGCGTGAAGAATTACAAAAAGAAAGCCTTGCTAGGATCGATTATATCGAGCTTGTTAATCCTAAAACTATGCAAAATTTAGAACGCATTGAGGATAGTGCTTTGGGTGCTTTAGCTGTTTATATCGGCAAAACGAGGCTTATTGATAATTTTTTGTTTTTAAATCTTAAATAA
- a CDS encoding RNA-binding S4 domain-containing protein codes for MRVDKFLNVVNITKRRSIAEDMCKSKVVDINGTIVKPSKDVKIGDIITLHLNERKESYKVLALPTSKNIPKNAQSEYVSKL; via the coding sequence ATGAGAGTTGATAAATTTTTAAATGTAGTTAATATTACTAAACGCCGTAGCATAGCTGAGGATATGTGTAAGAGTAAGGTTGTGGATATTAATGGCACTATTGTAAAGCCTAGCAAAGATGTGAAAATAGGCGATATTATCACGCTTCATTTAAATGAGCGTAAAGAAAGCTATAAGGTCCTTGCCCTACCTACAAGTAAAAATATACCAAAAAACGCACAAAGCGAGTATGTGAGTAAGCTGTGA
- the lptB gene encoding LPS export ABC transporter ATP-binding protein, producing MSKLEVLHLEKVIKKTKIIHDISLEIQSGEVVGLLGPNGAGKTTTFYMICGLITPSGGQVKLNGTDITKEPLNKRARQGIGYLPQESSVFKDLSVEDNLLLAAEIFYKDKKILNEKVEKMLELLSIEPIRLRKGLSLSGGERRRCEIARSLMCEPKFLLLDEPFAGVDPIAVAEIQNLIKELKRLDIGILITDHNVRETLAICDRAYVIKQGTLLASGNAKEIAHNQDVKKYYLGAEFKLLD from the coding sequence ATGAGTAAATTAGAAGTTTTACATTTAGAAAAAGTGATTAAAAAAACGAAAATTATCCACGACATCTCACTTGAAATTCAAAGTGGAGAGGTCGTGGGACTTTTAGGTCCTAATGGTGCTGGCAAAACGACAACTTTTTATATGATATGCGGTCTCATTACACCTAGTGGAGGTCAGGTCAAACTCAATGGCACAGACATCACTAAAGAACCGCTTAATAAAAGAGCAAGGCAGGGCATAGGCTATTTGCCACAAGAAAGTAGCGTTTTTAAGGATTTAAGCGTGGAAGATAATTTGCTTTTGGCTGCTGAAATTTTTTATAAAGATAAAAAAATTTTAAATGAAAAAGTGGAAAAAATGCTAGAACTCTTAAGCATAGAGCCTATACGCCTTAGAAAGGGCTTAAGTCTAAGTGGAGGGGAAAGAAGGCGTTGTGAAATCGCAAGAAGCTTGATGTGTGAGCCTAAATTCTTACTTTTAGATGAGCCTTTTGCGGGGGTTGATCCCATCGCTGTGGCTGAAATTCAAAATCTTATCAAAGAGCTTAAAAGACTTGATATTGGAATTTTAATCACAGACCACAATGTCCGCGAAACCTTAGCCATTTGCGATAGGGCTTATGTTATCAAGCAGGGCACACTTTTAGCTAGTGGAAATGCTAAAGAAATCGCACATAATCAAGATGTGAAAAAATACTACTTAGGAGCGGAGTTTAAACTCCTTGATTGA
- the tsaE gene encoding tRNA (adenosine(37)-N6)-threonylcarbamoyltransferase complex ATPase subunit type 1 TsaE yields MREWILKQDELNELLKYLPNSGVVLLRGDLASGKTSLVQALLKKIGFDENANSPTFSLMQSYEKDAKKIYHYDIYQVGLNGILQNGLFENFFEEGLHLVEWGDENLEKALKKMGIKPYIIEIFPLNQKRKYVIYE; encoded by the coding sequence GTGAGGGAATGGATTTTAAAACAAGATGAGCTTAATGAGCTTTTAAAATACTTGCCAAATAGTGGCGTTGTGCTACTTCGTGGAGATTTAGCAAGTGGGAAAACAAGTCTAGTCCAAGCCTTGCTAAAAAAAATAGGTTTTGACGAAAACGCAAATTCGCCGACTTTTTCTTTAATGCAAAGCTATGAAAAAGATGCAAAAAAAATTTATCATTATGACATTTATCAAGTGGGTTTAAATGGCATTTTGCAAAATGGCTTATTTGAAAATTTTTTTGAAGAAGGTTTGCACTTGGTTGAATGGGGCGATGAAAATTTAGAAAAAGCTTTAAAAAAAATGGGAATTAAGCCCTATATCATAGAAATTTTTCCTTTAAATCAAAAAAGAAAGTATGTGATTTATGAGTAA
- the pta gene encoding phosphate acetyltransferase → MMANLYLMRSKSDDLNTLITKKLLANYTKHYKNVAIYCPVIYVHRIAAVQEWLEEFNIKQSSKESYGFTLRDAMNTFSHDPHYFFNKILEEYENLKAKYDFVLVTSFSEFGILDGFELSVKLAKNLNTPIAAIIDQKDQNIARKIFDESLKGEKYALIDANFDFNELMNLKEYEFITPNRFKFELIKKSVKNKKIVVLPESDDERILRASEILLRSNVVHLILLGNETKIKEDALKLGLDLNGIEVLDPANSPLCEEFSVMLYEARKAKGMSLEEAAKLVKDRTYFGTLLVHSQKADAMVSGASTTTAETIRPALQIIKTKEGINSVSGIFFMGLEDKVLAFADCAVNPNPTAEQLAQSAYVSALSAKAFGLEPRIAMLSYSSGDSGKGESVDLVNEALKIAKEKYPDLQIDGPMQFDCAYDSKTAAKKMPNSTIAGKANVYIFPNLDAANICYKAVQRTANALAIGPILQGLKKPVNDLSRGCLVEDIVDTVILSAIQAQ, encoded by the coding sequence ATAATGGCAAATCTTTATCTTATGCGGTCAAAAAGCGATGATTTAAATACCCTCATCACCAAAAAACTTTTAGCAAACTACACAAAACATTATAAAAATGTAGCCATTTACTGCCCTGTGATTTATGTGCATAGAATAGCTGCCGTGCAGGAGTGGCTTGAAGAATTTAACATCAAACAAAGCTCAAAAGAAAGTTACGGCTTTACCTTACGCGATGCGATGAATACCTTTAGCCACGATCCTCACTATTTTTTCAACAAAATTTTAGAAGAATATGAAAATTTAAAAGCTAAATATGACTTTGTTTTAGTAACAAGTTTTTCGGAATTTGGCATTTTAGACGGCTTTGAATTAAGCGTTAAACTTGCTAAAAATCTTAACACCCCCATAGCCGCCATTATCGATCAAAAAGACCAAAATATAGCAAGAAAGATCTTTGATGAAAGCCTTAAGGGCGAAAAATACGCCTTAATTGACGCAAATTTTGATTTTAATGAGCTTATGAATTTAAAAGAATATGAATTTATCACACCCAATCGTTTTAAATTTGAGCTCATTAAAAAAAGTGTGAAAAATAAAAAAATCGTTGTTTTGCCAGAAAGCGATGATGAGAGAATTTTAAGAGCAAGTGAAATCCTACTTAGAAGTAATGTCGTTCATCTCATCTTACTTGGAAATGAGACTAAAATCAAAGAAGATGCCCTAAAGCTTGGACTAGATCTTAATGGCATTGAGGTGCTAGATCCTGCAAATTCGCCCCTATGTGAAGAATTTAGCGTTATGCTTTATGAGGCAAGAAAGGCTAAGGGTATGAGCCTAGAAGAAGCCGCTAAACTCGTTAAAGATAGAACTTATTTTGGCACTTTACTTGTGCATAGTCAAAAAGCCGACGCTATGGTAAGTGGTGCTTCAACGACTACGGCTGAAACTATACGCCCTGCCCTTCAAATCATCAAAACAAAAGAGGGCATTAATTCCGTCTCTGGCATTTTCTTTATGGGGCTTGAAGATAAGGTTTTAGCCTTTGCGGATTGTGCGGTTAATCCTAACCCAACAGCCGAGCAACTCGCTCAAAGTGCTTATGTAAGTGCTTTGAGTGCTAAGGCTTTTGGGCTTGAACCGCGTATTGCTATGCTATCTTATTCTAGTGGAGATAGTGGCAAGGGTGAAAGTGTGGATTTAGTCAATGAAGCTTTAAAAATCGCTAAAGAAAAATATCCAGACCTTCAAATTGATGGACCTATGCAGTTTGACTGCGCTTATGATAGTAAAACCGCTGCAAAAAAAATGCCAAATTCCACCATAGCAGGCAAGGCAAATGTTTATATTTTCCCTAATCTTGACGCGGCAAATATTTGCTACAAAGCCGTGCAAAGAACGGCAAATGCCCTTGCCATAGGACCAATTTTACAAGGACTTAAAAAGCCTGTTAATGATTTAAGTAGAGGCTGTTTAGTAGAAGATATAGTCGATACCGTAATTTTAAGTGCGATTCAAGCACAATAA
- a CDS encoding amino acid ABC transporter ATP-binding protein gives MIKTENLCKKYGDLEVLRSISTQIKKGDVVALIGPSGGGKSTFLRCLNKLELADSGKIFIKGENILDKKVDINKIRQKVSMVFQHFNLFANKNVLENLILTPIKTGILSKDEAIAKAELLLSKVGLEDKKTYMPHKLSGGQKQRIAIARSLMMNPDVILFDEPTSALDPEMIGEVLNIIKDLAKEGLTMLVVTHEMGFAKNVANRIFFMDKGQIAVDESPISVFENPKNERLREFLNKVLNH, from the coding sequence ATGATTAAAACCGAAAATTTGTGTAAAAAATATGGAGATTTAGAAGTTTTAAGAAGCATTAGCACGCAAATCAAAAAAGGTGATGTTGTGGCTTTAATAGGACCTAGCGGAGGCGGTAAAAGCACCTTTTTACGCTGTCTTAATAAGCTAGAACTTGCTGATAGTGGTAAAATTTTTATCAAAGGAGAAAATATTTTAGACAAAAAGGTTGATATTAATAAAATTCGTCAAAAAGTTAGTATGGTTTTTCAGCATTTTAACCTTTTTGCAAATAAAAATGTCCTTGAGAATTTAATCTTAACGCCCATTAAAACAGGAATTTTAAGCAAAGATGAAGCTATAGCTAAAGCAGAACTTTTGCTTTCTAAAGTGGGTTTAGAAGATAAAAAAACCTATATGCCACACAAACTTTCAGGCGGTCAAAAGCAACGCATAGCCATAGCTAGAAGCTTGATGATGAATCCTGATGTGATTTTATTTGACGAGCCTACTTCCGCACTGGATCCTGAAATGATAGGTGAGGTTTTAAACATTATAAAAGATTTGGCAAAAGAGGGTTTAACTATGCTTGTAGTAACGCACGAAATGGGCTTTGCGAAAAATGTGGCAAATCGCATTTTCTTTATGGACAAGGGGCAAATCGCCGTTGATGAAAGCCCAATAAGCGTATTTGAAAATCCTAAAAATGAAAGGCTTAGAGAATTTTTAAATAAGGTTTTAAACCACTAA